AATAGAACAATTTAGTTTTAATGCCGCACGGCGTTTATTGCCAGAATGATCAACCAGTTCTTTAATAATGTTGTATTTGTTTTCTTCCATAGGGGTTAATATAATCTTTTTCATATTCAATCCAATCTAATGGAATGAATCATAACAATTCCTTTCTATAAATGGGGCATTTTCCCTTTCGGTTCATTAAGACAATATCAACTTCGATTCAGACAAACCTTCGAAAGAAGGTTTTTTCTCTTGACACTTTGTAAACGCTAACATATTATTTTGATGTATCCTGTAAACGTTTCCGTAAACGGTTACGAGTAAAAGGGGTTTTAAATGACGACAATTAAAGATATTGCACGTATTTCAGGGTATAGCATTGGAACAGTTTCCAGAGTTATCAATAACCATCCTGATGTTAGTGTGGTAGCAAAGAGAAAAATTGAAAAGGTAATTAAGGACGAAAAGTTTGAACCAAACTCAAATGCGAAACTTTTAAAACAATCTGCGACATCCGCAATTACGATTTTGATTAAGGGATTGCACAATGCATTCTTCAGCATCATAGTCGAAAAGATGCAAAGTTATCTGCAGGAAAGCGGTGAAGATGTCTCGGTCGTATACTTGGATGAACTTGAAAATGAAGTGGAAGTAGCAATTCGCATCTGTAGTGAGAAGAAACCAAAGGGTTTAATCTTCTTGGGTGGCAATCAGAAATATTTCCGTGAGTCATTTGCGAGCATCAAAGTACCATGCGTGCTCTGTTCAGAGAGTGCAGCAGGGATGAACTTTAGTAATCTTTCTAGCTTTACGACAGATGATAGAGAAGCGGCATGCGCAGCAGCGGAATACTTGATTCGCTCTGGACACAGAAAGATCGGAATTGTATGTGGTTCGGCTGTATCAGAAGCGGGATTGATTGGTTCAAAACGTGTTGAAAGCGCAATCGCAGCGTTTAAAGAAAACAAGATACCGTTTAATAAACGTAAGCAGTTTGTGCCAGGAAAGTTCTCACTTGAAGATGGATATAACGGTACGATGAAATTATTAGACCGTTATCCAGAAGTTACCGCAATCTATGCGGTCAGTGACGTTGTGGCAATTGGCGCACTACGTGCAATCAATGACCGTAAGTTAAAGGTTCCACAAGATATATCCATCATCGGTAATGATGGCATTGACTTTGCAAGGTATGTAACACCACGTCTAGCAACTGTTGAGCAAGATGCTTCACAACTTGCCAAACGCAGTGTAGATGACTTGTTATTAAGATTAAATTACAATAAACCTGTCATACATGAAATTATTCCATTCCATGTATTAGCGGGAGAAAGTATTCGTATTAAAAAACCAGTGGAGGAAAAGTAAGATGTCAACAGTAAGTCTAAAGCATGTCCAAAAAATTTACCCAAACAGTGGTGAGGTAAAAAAGAAGGGCGAAGTAAAGAAAACAAACCTTAAGATTACAGATGAAGGTGTTGTTGCGGTTGATGATTTCAACCTAGAGATTGCCGATGGGGAATTCATTGTATTAGTAGGTCCTTCTGGTTGTGGTAAGTCCACAACATTACGTATGATTGCGGGATTAGAAGATATTACTCGTGGAGAATTATTCATTGATGGTAAGTTAATGAACAACGTATCTCCTAAAGATCGTGATATTGCGATGGTTTTTCAGAACTATGCGTTATATCCACATATGAGTGTTCGTCAAAATCTTGAATTCCCACTCAAGATGCACAAAGTTCCAGCTGATGAAATCAAGGTTAAGGTTGAAGAAGCGGCTGAAATTTTGGACTTAACGCCATATCTAGACCGTAAGCCTAAGGCTTTATCCGGTGGACAAAGACAGCGTGTTGCGATTGGACGTGCAATTGTACGTAATCCAAGACTACTGTTGATGGATGAGCCACTCTCTAACTTGGATGCGAAGTTAAGAAACCAGATGCGTGCTGAAATCATCAAGTTAAGACAGAAGATTAAGGCAACATTTGTCTATGTAACACACGACCAGACAGAAGCGATGACACTTGGCGACCGTATCGTCATCATGAAGGATGGTGTTATCCAGCAGGTAGGAACACCACAGCAATTATTTGATCATCCAATTAATGAGTTCGTAGCTGGCTTTATCGGTATGCCACAGATGAACTTCTATAGCGGTGAACTCTTAAAGAATGAAGCCGGTAAATACTGTGTGAAGTTAGATGATGCGGTGATGGAGGTTTCTGAAGAGAAACAAGCACTCTTGGCTAAAAAGAATGTACAACCACAGCCAATTACAGTTGGTGTACGTCCAGAACACATCTCACTTGGTGGAGATAGTGGACAGACAATCGAAGGTATCGTTGACGTAAGTGAAATGATGGGTTCTGCAATTCATTTACACGTAAATGCGTGTGGTAAGGATAGCATTATCATCGTTCCAACATTGGATTTAAATGGTAGAACATTCAAGATCGGCGATAAGATCGACTTTATATTTGGTGGTAATGTAATGCACATCTTTGGTAGAGAATCTCATCAGAATTTAGAGTATTAATTTCAAAATTTCATAAAAAGATATTGAAATTTGAAAGCGCTTTGCATAAAATAAGACTATAGAGTTGTAAACGTTTCCAGTAACGTTTACGAAATCATAGACTTTTTCGGAGGAAAACATGAAAAGTACAAAGTTAGTATCACTTGGTTTGGCTGCTTTAATGGGTATCTCTGCATTAGCAGGATGCGGCGGCAAGAAAGAATCAAACACAACAGCTTCAGATTCAAAGGAAGTAACACTTACAGTGTGGACACCATCTGAAGACCAATCAGACGAACAGGGCAACTGGCTCAAGAAGCAATTAGATGCTTTCCAGGAAGCTCACCCAGAATGGAAGTTAACATTCAACACAGGTGTATGTCCTGAAGGTGATGCGAAGACATTAGTAGCAGCTGATCCATCAGCAGCAGCTGACGTTTACATGTTCGCAAACGACCAGATTCCTGATTTATTAAAAGCTAACGCAATCGCCGAATTAGGTGGATCTGCAGTTGAAGCAATTAAGAAGAACAACAGCGATATTACTGTTGATACAGTAACTTATGAAAACTCTGTATATGGTGTTCCATTTACAGCAAACACATGGTTCATGTATTATGACAAGCGCGTCTTCACAGAAGATGATGCAAAGAACTTAGATACAATGCTTACAAAGGGTAAGGTCGGTTTCCCACTTTCTAACTCTTGGTATATCGCAGCGTTCTACGCAGCTAACGGATGCACATTATTCGGTGCTAATGGAACAGATGCTAAGGCTGGTATCGACTTCGGTGGTGATAAGGGTACAGCAGTTACAAATTACTTAGTTGACTTAGTTCAAAACCCTAACTTCAAGGATGCGTCTGGTTTAACACCAAGCACATTAGCTGATGGTACAATCAATGCATTATTCTCAGGCGCTTGGGATTACAAGGCAGTTGTTGATGCTTTAGGTGAAGAGAATGTTGGCATCATTGCTCCTCCTAAGTACACATTAAATGGCAAGGAATTACAGTTAAAGGCATTCGCAGGTTCTAAGGCTATTGGTGTTAACCCAACAAGTAAGAATCCAGAAGTTGCAGTTGCATTAGCTTCATTCTTAGGTAGCGCAAAGGCTCAACAAGCTCACTACGACTTACGTAATATCATTCCTACAGACACATCATTGAATGTTTCTGATGCATTGGCTAAGGCACAGATGGATACAATGGACTTTGCTTCAATCGTACAGCCACTACAGTCAGGCATGGGTCAATATTGGACACCAGCAGAATCAATGGGTAAGGAAATCATTGCCGGTACAGTAAC
This genomic window from Solobacterium moorei contains:
- a CDS encoding extracellular solute-binding protein, with the protein product MKSTKLVSLGLAALMGISALAGCGGKKESNTTASDSKEVTLTVWTPSEDQSDEQGNWLKKQLDAFQEAHPEWKLTFNTGVCPEGDAKTLVAADPSAAADVYMFANDQIPDLLKANAIAELGGSAVEAIKKNNSDITVDTVTYENSVYGVPFTANTWFMYYDKRVFTEDDAKNLDTMLTKGKVGFPLSNSWYIAAFYAANGCTLFGANGTDAKAGIDFGGDKGTAVTNYLVDLVQNPNFKDASGLTPSTLADGTINALFSGAWDYKAVVDALGEENVGIIAPPKYTLNGKELQLKAFAGSKAIGVNPTSKNPEVAVALASFLGSAKAQQAHYDLRNIIPTDTSLNVSDALAKAQMDTMDFASIVQPLQSGMGQYWTPAESMGKEIIAGTVTHENAAEKTESMNKAMNTASVQ
- a CDS encoding ABC transporter ATP-binding protein, which produces MSTVSLKHVQKIYPNSGEVKKKGEVKKTNLKITDEGVVAVDDFNLEIADGEFIVLVGPSGCGKSTTLRMIAGLEDITRGELFIDGKLMNNVSPKDRDIAMVFQNYALYPHMSVRQNLEFPLKMHKVPADEIKVKVEEAAEILDLTPYLDRKPKALSGGQRQRVAIGRAIVRNPRLLLMDEPLSNLDAKLRNQMRAEIIKLRQKIKATFVYVTHDQTEAMTLGDRIVIMKDGVIQQVGTPQQLFDHPINEFVAGFIGMPQMNFYSGELLKNEAGKYCVKLDDAVMEVSEEKQALLAKKNVQPQPITVGVRPEHISLGGDSGQTIEGIVDVSEMMGSAIHLHVNACGKDSIIIVPTLDLNGRTFKIGDKIDFIFGGNVMHIFGRESHQNLEY
- a CDS encoding LacI family DNA-binding transcriptional regulator translates to MTTIKDIARISGYSIGTVSRVINNHPDVSVVAKRKIEKVIKDEKFEPNSNAKLLKQSATSAITILIKGLHNAFFSIIVEKMQSYLQESGEDVSVVYLDELENEVEVAIRICSEKKPKGLIFLGGNQKYFRESFASIKVPCVLCSESAAGMNFSNLSSFTTDDREAACAAAEYLIRSGHRKIGIVCGSAVSEAGLIGSKRVESAIAAFKENKIPFNKRKQFVPGKFSLEDGYNGTMKLLDRYPEVTAIYAVSDVVAIGALRAINDRKLKVPQDISIIGNDGIDFARYVTPRLATVEQDASQLAKRSVDDLLLRLNYNKPVIHEIIPFHVLAGESIRIKKPVEEK